One window of the Eucalyptus grandis isolate ANBG69807.140 chromosome 8, ASM1654582v1, whole genome shotgun sequence genome contains the following:
- the LOC104415988 gene encoding LOW QUALITY PROTEIN: amino acid permease 4 (The sequence of the model RefSeq protein was modified relative to this genomic sequence to represent the inferred CDS: inserted 2 bases in 2 codons), giving the protein MVDNTATKTNQNHHHQVGDTSNEMLPQSDTESQSKHTATNFDSGTLRMVDNAAIENNKNHHHQAGDISNEILPQSDSGSQSKHTLSIASDSMGESAATNNDHNHQHRRHQIGDMSIEMLPPCVSRRSDDEGSRKRTGNVWTASANIIVVMVGTGVLSLAWDIAQLGWIAGPAVILFFSLVGYYTSRFLSDCYRTGDPDTGDRNSTYMDSVHSILGGAKVKACGFLQYITLFEXAISCIVEASLCMMAIKYMNCSHESNWENRCYILSNPYMIIIAVTEILLSQIPDFDQIWWISVVAAVMFVTYFLIGLGLGIAQVVDTGSFKGSFKVISVGDGTETQKVWRILRAVRGIANAYSFSQILIETQDTIGSPPSEAKTMKKAISRSTAVMTTIYMLCGCIGYAAFGEATPINFLMELAFYKPFWLLDISNAAMVINLVGXYQVNSQPIFAFVEKWADQRWRGSELIAKEIKIPVPGLGQYNMNLFRLVWRTVFVILTTVISMLVPFVFNEVVDIISLGFWPLMVYFPVEMYIRQKQIRRWSTKWVYLQMLSMTCLVISIMATMGSIPQLKDDLKANRPFGMSYY; this is encoded by the exons ATGGTTGACAACACTGCCACCAAGACAAACcaaaaccaccaccaccaagttGGTGACACCTCCAATGAAATGCTTCCACAGAGTGACACCGAATCTCAGAGTAAACACACAGCCACTAATTTTGATTCG GGGACATTAAGGATGGTTGACAATGCTGCCATCGAGAACAACaaaaaccaccaccaccaagcTGGTGACATCTCCAATGAAATACTTCCTCAGAGTGACTCTGGATCTCAGAGTAAACACACACTTTCCATTGCTTCGGATTCG ATGGGTGAGAGTGCTGCTACCAATAACGACCATAACCACCAGCACCGCCGCCACCAAATTGGTGACATGTCCATTGAAATGCTTCCTCCGTGTGTCTCCAGACGCTCTGACGACGAAGGCAGCCGCAAAAGAACTG GGAACGTATGGACGGCCAGTGCAAATATAATAGTAGTGATGGTAGGAACAGGAGTGCTTTCGCTGGCATGGGACATTGCTCAGCTGGGTTGGATTGCGGGCCCTGCTGTGATCCTATTCTTCTCCCTTGTGGGCTACTACACCTCTCGCTTCCTCTCTGATTGTTACCGCACCGGTGACCCTGACACCGGTGATCGTAACTCCACTTATATGGACTCTGTTCACTCGATTCTTG GTGGAGCCAAAGTAAAAGCATGTGGTTTTCTTCAATATATAACCCTATTCG ACGCCATTAGCTGTATCGTCGAAGCATCTCTCTGCATGAT GGcaataaaatatatgaattgCTCCCACGAGAGTAACTGGGAGAACCGGTGCTACATTTTAAGCAATCCATATATGATCATCATCGCCGTCACAGAGATTCTGCTGTCCCAGATTCCAGATTTCGATCAAATATGGTGGATTTCTGTTGTGGCTGCTGTCATGTTCGTCACTTACTTTTTAATTGGTCTTGGCCTAGGAATTGCCCAAGTTGTAG ATACTGGAAGTTTCAAGGGTAGTTTTAAAGTAATAAGCGTTGGAGATGGGACTGAAACCCAAAAGGTATGGAGGATCCTCCGAGCTGTTAGAGGTATCGCAAATGCGTACTCATTTTCTCAGATCCTCATTGAAACTCAG GACACCATCGGATCTCCGCCATCAGAAGCAAAGACCATGAAGAAGGCCATTTCTCGGAGCACCGCAGTGATGACGACTATCTACATGCTATGTGGCTGCATTGGGTATGCTGCTTTCGGAGAGGCCACTCCAATAAATTTTCTGATGGAATTGGCTTTTTACAAGCCATTCTGGCTTCTCGATATTTCCAACGCTGCTATGGTGATCAATCTCGTTG GCTACCAAGTAAACAGCCAGCCGATATTTGCCTTCGTCGAAAAATGGGCCGATCAGAGATGGCGTGGTAGTGAGCTCATCGCTAAAGAGATAAAGATCCCGGTACCGGGCTTGGGCCAATACAACATGAATCTCTTTAGGCTTGTTTGGAGGACGGTTTTCGTGATCCTGACCACTGTGATATCGATGCTAGTGCCGTTCGTCTTCAACGAAGTCGTGGATATCATCAGCTTGGGATTTTGGCCTTTAATGGTCTATTTTCCCGTCGAGATGTATATTAGACAGAAACAAATTCGCAGATGGAGCACTAAATGGGTATACCTGCAAATGCTGAGCATGACCTGTCTTGTGATATCGATCATGGCAACTATGGGTTCGATCCCCCAACTTAAGGACGACCTTAAGGCTAATCGGCCATTCGGGATGAGCTACTACTAA